In the Kribbella sp. NBC_00482 genome, one interval contains:
- a CDS encoding quinone oxidoreductase family protein: protein MRAVRFHRHGGPDVLQLDEVAVPEPAAGQVLIQAEAIGANAIDTVLRRGGSPWDRELPGTLTGDVVGRIVKLGPDTPPGIAVGQRVSALTVDAFAEYAVADAGFLASIPDDADAGEATMMSLTAPLAYRLLQTGQVAPGSTVLIQSAAGTIGHLAVQLARGYDPKTIIGTASSAKRLDFIRELGAEPVDLTDPDWPARVRELAPDGVDTVLDSVGGTVFDQGLDLLAPLGRMITYGAITTEIPVVSVLKLFGLKSVTGVSAGGWQQARPDEARADITEVTRRWQSGELRPIVHATHPLADVARIHETLDARTNLGRLVATP from the coding sequence ATGCGCGCAGTGCGCTTCCACCGCCACGGCGGTCCCGACGTACTCCAGCTCGACGAGGTCGCCGTCCCCGAGCCCGCCGCCGGCCAGGTCCTGATCCAGGCCGAGGCGATCGGCGCGAACGCGATCGACACCGTCCTCCGCCGCGGCGGCTCCCCCTGGGACCGCGAGCTGCCCGGCACCCTCACCGGCGACGTCGTCGGCCGGATCGTCAAGCTCGGCCCCGACACTCCGCCCGGCATCGCGGTCGGCCAGCGCGTCTCCGCTCTCACCGTGGACGCCTTCGCCGAGTACGCCGTCGCGGACGCGGGCTTCCTCGCCTCGATCCCGGACGACGCGGACGCAGGCGAGGCCACGATGATGTCGCTGACCGCGCCGCTCGCCTATCGACTGCTCCAAACCGGCCAAGTCGCACCCGGGAGCACGGTCCTGATCCAGTCCGCCGCCGGCACCATCGGCCACCTCGCCGTCCAGCTCGCCCGCGGCTACGACCCGAAGACGATCATCGGTACGGCGTCCTCGGCGAAGCGGCTCGACTTCATCCGCGAACTCGGCGCCGAGCCCGTCGACCTGACCGACCCGGACTGGCCCGCCCGCGTCCGCGAGCTCGCCCCCGACGGGGTCGACACCGTCCTCGACTCGGTCGGCGGCACCGTCTTCGACCAGGGTCTCGACCTGCTCGCACCGCTCGGCCGGATGATCACGTACGGCGCGATCACCACCGAGATCCCGGTCGTCTCCGTGCTCAAGCTGTTCGGCCTCAAGTCGGTCACCGGCGTGTCCGCGGGCGGCTGGCAGCAGGCCCGGCCGGACGAGGCCCGCGCCGACATCACCGAGGTCACCCGCCGCTGGCAGTCCGGCGAGCTCCGCCCGATCGTCCACGCCACCCACCCGCTCGCCGACGTCGCCCGCATCCACGAAACCCTCGACGCCCGCACCAACCTGGGCCGCCTCGTGGCGACTCCCTGA
- the hpt gene encoding hypoxanthine phosphoribosyltransferase — MDAADIEKDLSKIHYTEDEILAKLRELAARIEADYEGKDLLLVGVLRGAVMVMADLARSFSRHVEMDWMAISSYGSGTKSSGVVRIQKDLDTDITNRHVLIVEDIIDTGLTLSWLVSNLESRKPASLELCTAFVKPDAAKMQVPVKYVGLELPDEFVVGYGLDYAEKYRNLRCVATLAPHVYS, encoded by the coding sequence GTGGATGCGGCGGACATCGAGAAGGACCTGAGCAAGATCCATTACACCGAGGACGAGATCCTCGCGAAGCTGCGGGAGCTGGCAGCGCGGATCGAGGCCGACTACGAGGGCAAGGACCTGCTGCTGGTCGGCGTCCTGCGCGGCGCGGTGATGGTGATGGCCGACCTGGCCAGGTCGTTCAGCCGGCACGTGGAGATGGACTGGATGGCCATCTCGTCGTACGGCTCCGGGACCAAGTCGTCGGGTGTGGTGCGGATCCAGAAGGACCTGGACACCGACATCACCAACCGGCACGTGCTGATCGTCGAGGACATCATCGACACCGGCCTCACGCTGAGCTGGCTGGTCAGCAACCTGGAGTCACGCAAGCCGGCCTCGCTGGAGCTGTGCACGGCCTTCGTGAAGCCGGACGCCGCGAAGATGCAGGTCCCGGTGAAGTACGTCGGCCTGGAGCTGCCGGACGAGTTCGTCGTCGGGTACGGGCTGGACTACGCCGAGAAGTACCGGAACCTGCGCTGCGTCGCCACACTGGCCCCGCACGTCTACTCCTGA
- a CDS encoding LysR family transcriptional regulator, with translation MELRQLRYFVGVAEELHFGKAAERLYISTPTLSQQIKQLEREIGTALLIRHSRGVELTPAGQVLLARARETLQAAGLALKDTRRAAGLDEPVLRLGLLNGIPGHLPAALEQLATERFPNSTVTLEAGTTTDQLRMLDAGEIDLGLVRTPLTLPPAINSEQLADEELGVLLTATHPLAARPELTLDDLAGLELIWIPRAAAPEFYDDTIRRIGTGVRLSDISMSHSQLRSALLVRRSAFSLGSRRAATPDIVWRPIAGRPLVARYAAVWRTDSHNPVLQAMTVSPGLTVVRQQVVAD, from the coding sequence GTGGAGCTTCGGCAGCTGCGGTACTTCGTGGGCGTCGCCGAGGAACTGCATTTCGGCAAGGCCGCCGAGCGCCTGTACATCTCCACCCCGACGCTCAGCCAGCAGATCAAGCAGCTCGAACGCGAGATCGGCACCGCCCTGCTGATCCGGCACAGCCGCGGCGTCGAGCTCACCCCGGCCGGGCAGGTCCTGCTCGCCCGCGCCCGGGAAACCCTCCAGGCGGCCGGCCTGGCGCTGAAGGACACGCGCCGGGCCGCCGGCCTGGACGAGCCGGTTCTCCGCCTCGGTCTGCTGAACGGGATCCCCGGCCACCTCCCGGCCGCCCTCGAACAGCTCGCCACCGAACGTTTCCCGAACAGCACGGTCACGCTCGAAGCAGGCACCACCACCGACCAGCTCCGGATGCTCGACGCCGGCGAGATCGACCTCGGCCTCGTCCGCACCCCGCTGACGTTGCCTCCGGCAATCAACTCCGAGCAGCTCGCCGACGAGGAACTCGGCGTCCTGCTGACCGCGACCCACCCGCTCGCAGCCCGGCCAGAGCTGACGCTCGACGATCTGGCCGGCCTCGAGCTCATCTGGATCCCCCGCGCCGCCGCGCCCGAGTTCTACGACGACACGATCCGCCGGATCGGCACCGGCGTACGGCTGAGCGACATCAGCATGAGCCACTCACAACTCCGGTCGGCACTCCTCGTACGTCGCTCCGCGTTCAGCCTCGGCTCCCGCCGTGCCGCCACGCCGGACATCGTCTGGCGACCGATCGCGGGCCGCCCGCTGGTCGCCCGGTACGCCGCCGTGTGGCGCACCGACTCCCACAACCCGGTGCTCCAGGCGATGACCGTTAGCCCCGGCCTAACAGTCGTTAGGCAACAAGTCGTGGCGGACTGA
- a CDS encoding inorganic diphosphatase → MEFDVFIEIPKGTRNKYELDHKTNRLRLDRTLFTATQYPSDYGFIEDTLGQDGDPLDALVLLPEPTFPGCLIRARAIGMFRMTDEKGPDDKVLCVPAGDPRQEHLRDIHHVPEFDRLEIQHFFEVYKDLEPGKSVEGATWVGRADAETEITASFARLKTDGH, encoded by the coding sequence ATGGAGTTCGACGTCTTCATCGAGATCCCCAAGGGCACTCGCAACAAGTACGAGCTGGACCACAAGACGAACCGTCTGCGGCTGGACCGGACGCTGTTCACCGCGACCCAGTATCCGTCCGACTACGGGTTCATCGAGGACACCCTCGGCCAGGACGGCGACCCGCTGGACGCGCTCGTGCTGCTGCCGGAGCCGACGTTCCCCGGCTGCCTGATCCGCGCTCGCGCGATCGGCATGTTCCGGATGACCGACGAGAAGGGGCCGGACGACAAGGTCCTCTGCGTCCCGGCCGGCGACCCGCGGCAGGAGCACCTGCGCGACATCCACCACGTGCCGGAGTTCGACCGCCTGGAGATCCAGCACTTCTTCGAGGTCTACAAGGACCTCGAGCCCGGCAAGTCGGTCGAAGGCGCCACCTGGGTCGGCCGCGCCGACGCCGAGACCGAGATCACCGCCTCCTTCGCCCGTCTGAAGACCGACGGCCACTAG
- a CDS encoding SDR family oxidoreductase, with amino-acid sequence MQEHVVIVGGSSGMGRALAAELVAQGSEVTIAGRTPSKLDAVRRELGVRTVAMDLGSEQDIERLFATTGKISHIVTTAADVGGAYQPIAEYDVGSARGAVDSKLLGPLLLAKHGAPLLEPGGSIVFTSGIAAYRPGPRASLLAALNGALASLAAALAVELAPLRVNVVSPGWVDTPIWQDVAGDAAPETLSAMAARLPVGRIGRTQDIAAAIIALLRNGFITGTVLHADGGHRLA; translated from the coding sequence TTGCAGGAACACGTCGTCATCGTCGGCGGCAGCTCGGGGATGGGCCGCGCCCTCGCCGCCGAACTCGTTGCCCAAGGCAGCGAGGTCACCATCGCCGGCCGAACACCGTCCAAGCTCGACGCAGTACGCCGAGAGCTCGGCGTACGCACCGTCGCCATGGACCTCGGAAGCGAGCAGGACATCGAACGCCTTTTCGCGACCACCGGCAAGATCAGCCACATCGTCACCACGGCCGCCGACGTCGGCGGCGCCTACCAGCCGATCGCCGAGTACGACGTGGGCTCGGCGCGCGGCGCGGTCGACTCCAAGTTGCTCGGCCCGTTGCTGCTCGCCAAGCACGGCGCCCCGCTGCTCGAACCCGGCGGCTCGATCGTGTTCACCTCGGGGATCGCGGCGTACCGGCCGGGCCCGCGGGCTTCGTTGCTCGCGGCACTCAACGGCGCGCTCGCCTCGCTGGCCGCGGCGCTCGCGGTCGAACTGGCGCCGCTGCGGGTCAACGTGGTCTCACCCGGCTGGGTCGACACTCCGATCTGGCAGGACGTGGCCGGCGACGCGGCGCCGGAGACCCTGTCCGCGATGGCGGCCCGCCTCCCGGTCGGCCGGATCGGCCGCACCCAGGACATCGCCGCGGCGATCATCGCCTTGCTCCGCAACGGTTTCATCACCGGCACCGTTCTGCACGCCGACGGCGGACACCGGCTGGCGTAG
- a CDS encoding endonuclease/exonuclease/phosphatase family protein — MRKLMTILVGLLMVVPTVAAAQPDAGRPGRPLTVMSYNIHHGAGIDGVLDLERIAVLIEQSGADVIGLQEVDRHWDVRSNWVDQPAWFAKRLKMHYAYAANLDLPPLNPGEPRRQYGTAILSKYPIQDFENTLLPLYPTGEQRGLAVANITVRGAKLRFANTHLTSNNNAERLEQAQKVVELLSGSRTPTLLVGDLNATPEKPEIKTLTAVYDDTWVEVGVGPGYTIEADNPTKRIDFQLHSKGLRPTKADVPVTPASDHLPVVASFVLS; from the coding sequence ATGCGTAAATTGATGACCATTCTCGTGGGGTTGCTGATGGTGGTTCCTACCGTTGCCGCGGCTCAGCCCGACGCGGGTCGTCCGGGCCGTCCGCTGACCGTCATGTCGTACAACATCCACCATGGCGCGGGGATCGACGGTGTGCTCGATCTCGAGCGGATCGCCGTCCTGATCGAGCAGTCCGGGGCAGACGTGATCGGCCTGCAGGAGGTCGACCGGCACTGGGACGTGCGGAGCAACTGGGTGGACCAGCCGGCCTGGTTCGCGAAGCGGCTGAAGATGCACTACGCGTACGCCGCCAACCTCGACCTCCCGCCCCTGAACCCGGGGGAGCCGCGTCGCCAGTACGGGACCGCGATCCTCTCGAAGTACCCGATCCAGGACTTCGAGAACACGCTGCTGCCGCTCTACCCGACCGGTGAACAGCGCGGCCTGGCGGTGGCGAACATCACGGTCCGCGGCGCCAAACTGCGCTTCGCGAACACGCATCTGACCAGCAACAACAACGCCGAGCGGCTGGAGCAGGCGCAGAAGGTGGTCGAGCTGCTCAGCGGATCGCGGACGCCGACACTGCTCGTCGGCGACCTGAACGCGACGCCGGAGAAGCCGGAGATCAAGACGCTGACCGCGGTGTACGACGACACCTGGGTCGAGGTCGGTGTCGGTCCGGGCTACACGATCGAGGCGGACAACCCGACCAAACGCATCGATTTCCAGCTGCACAGCAAGGGCCTGCGCCCGACGAAGGCCGACGTACCGGTGACGCCGGCCTCGGACCACCTGCCGGTGGTCGCCTCGTTCGTCCTCAGCTGA
- a CDS encoding MarR family winged helix-turn-helix transcriptional regulator, producing the protein MKKSPNHRLSDHVLFALGRSSQHAQRLVRQHMTDGGVRTQHYHVLASLSDDGEAVQATLADRIGFDRSDLVTLLDELEELEFLARRVDPADRRRKIVAITPAGERQLDAMDELIRAAEAELLEPLTAAERKSLLALLRRVSGD; encoded by the coding sequence GTGAAGAAGTCGCCGAACCACCGGCTGTCCGACCACGTGCTGTTCGCGCTCGGGCGGTCGAGTCAGCACGCCCAGCGGCTGGTCCGGCAGCACATGACCGACGGCGGCGTCCGGACGCAGCACTATCACGTGCTCGCGAGTCTGTCCGACGACGGCGAGGCGGTGCAGGCGACGCTCGCGGACCGGATCGGGTTCGATCGCAGCGATCTGGTCACGCTGCTGGACGAGCTCGAGGAGCTGGAGTTCCTGGCGCGGCGGGTCGATCCCGCCGACCGGCGACGGAAGATCGTCGCGATCACCCCGGCGGGTGAGCGGCAGCTCGACGCGATGGACGAGCTGATCCGCGCCGCGGAGGCGGAGCTGCTGGAGCCGCTGACCGCGGCGGAGCGCAAGTCGCTGCTCGCGCTGCTCCGCCGCGTATCAGGCGACTAG
- the dacB gene encoding D-alanyl-D-alanine carboxypeptidase/D-alanyl-D-alanine endopeptidase, giving the protein MARPARAAFVTLVATALCVGLVSSARAVPGSVQTADRSTQQAPAVLAPATTEGVAPTAAGVGTALAAILKDPSLGPHRGIYVYDASRGKPVFSVGAATPYTPASTLKLLTTVSALATLGPDHTFATKVVSTGKGSIVLVGGGDPLLTVKASASDGFPARATLQALAASTAKALKAQGLASVTLGYDASLFSGPAVNANWEANYVPEGIAAPTSSLWVNEGRLSPGMAKRSTSPALAAATSFQKLLTQYGIKVGAAKAAAAPAGATPLALVKSPTLGQIVEYINLHSDNDGAEVLLRHVGIATGNGGSYADGVKGVRATLTKLGLDVSKARIYDGSGLTRANKVPLDLLAGAVRVAASKDHPELRHLLTGLPVAGFNGSLRERFTSPGTGTGTGLVRAKTGTLTGVHSLAGYARDRSGTLLVFAIASDSVPVPKTLDARAALDRATAALANCGC; this is encoded by the coding sequence GTGGCCCGACCTGCCCGTGCGGCATTCGTCACGCTCGTAGCCACGGCGCTCTGCGTCGGCCTGGTGAGCAGTGCACGCGCCGTACCCGGTTCAGTGCAGACAGCTGACCGGAGCACCCAGCAGGCTCCGGCCGTCCTGGCACCGGCGACCACCGAGGGTGTCGCCCCGACCGCGGCCGGCGTCGGTACGGCGCTCGCGGCGATCCTCAAGGACCCGTCGCTCGGCCCGCACCGCGGCATCTACGTGTACGACGCCTCGCGCGGCAAGCCGGTGTTCTCGGTCGGCGCCGCCACGCCGTACACGCCCGCCTCCACGCTGAAGCTGCTCACCACGGTCTCGGCGCTCGCCACGCTCGGCCCGGACCACACGTTCGCCACCAAGGTCGTGAGCACCGGCAAGGGGTCGATCGTCCTGGTCGGCGGCGGTGACCCGCTGCTGACCGTGAAAGCGTCCGCGAGTGACGGCTTCCCGGCTCGCGCCACGCTCCAGGCCCTGGCCGCGAGCACGGCGAAGGCACTCAAGGCGCAGGGCCTCGCCTCCGTGACCCTCGGGTACGACGCCTCGCTGTTCAGCGGCCCTGCTGTCAACGCGAACTGGGAAGCGAACTACGTCCCTGAAGGCATCGCCGCCCCCACCTCCTCGCTCTGGGTAAACGAGGGCCGTCTGTCTCCGGGCATGGCCAAGCGTTCGACCTCTCCGGCGCTGGCTGCTGCCACGTCGTTCCAGAAGCTGCTGACGCAGTACGGCATCAAGGTGGGAGCTGCCAAGGCCGCTGCGGCACCCGCCGGCGCCACGCCGCTGGCACTGGTCAAGTCGCCGACGCTCGGCCAGATCGTCGAGTACATCAACCTGCACAGCGACAACGACGGCGCCGAGGTGCTCCTGCGGCACGTCGGTATCGCGACGGGCAATGGCGGCTCGTACGCCGATGGCGTCAAGGGCGTCCGGGCCACGCTGACCAAGCTCGGCCTGGACGTCAGCAAGGCCCGCATCTACGACGGCAGCGGCCTGACCCGCGCGAACAAGGTCCCGCTGGACCTGCTCGCCGGTGCGGTCCGCGTGGCCGCGTCCAAGGACCACCCGGAGCTACGGCACCTGCTGACCGGTCTGCCGGTGGCGGGCTTCAACGGGAGCCTCAGGGAACGGTTCACCTCGCCCGGTACCGGCACCGGGACCGGACTGGTCCGTGCGAAGACCGGAACGCTCACCGGGGTCCACAGCCTCGCCGGGTACGCCCGCGACCGCTCCGGCACGCTCCTGGTCTTTGCGATCGCCAGTGACAGCGTGCCGGTCCCGAAGACCCTCGACGCCCGCGCGGCCCTGGACCGCGCCACCGCCGCATTGGCCAATTGCGGCTGCTGA
- the tilS gene encoding tRNA lysidine(34) synthetase TilS, whose translation MGERRGKLHPAVARTREAVRATLAELPKGTTVLVACSGGTDSLALAAATAFEAPKLGLRAGAVVVDHGLQPDSAHVAETAAEQCRTLGLEPVQVRAVEVGTDGGPEGAARTARYDALRDAADELSADVVLLAHTRDDQAETVLLGLGRGSGARSLAGMAPAVGRLRRPFLEVPRATTAAACIASGLRPWHDPHNDDPQYTRVRVRHEVLPVLEEALGPGVVEALARTSGLLRADADALDQLAADVAETTLSRAEGQVRSDVGVLVEQPAAIRTRVLRQAALEAGCRATDLTAGHVASVDALVTDWRGQRWIDLPQGVRAVRKGGFIILGPDVTG comes from the coding sequence GTGGGAGAGCGGCGCGGGAAACTCCACCCCGCCGTTGCTCGTACCCGGGAAGCGGTACGGGCGACGTTGGCGGAGCTGCCGAAGGGCACCACCGTCCTGGTCGCCTGCTCCGGCGGAACCGACTCGCTGGCGCTGGCGGCCGCTACCGCGTTCGAGGCGCCGAAGCTCGGTCTACGGGCCGGTGCGGTCGTCGTGGACCACGGTCTGCAACCGGACTCGGCACATGTCGCCGAGACCGCCGCAGAGCAGTGCAGAACGCTCGGGCTGGAGCCTGTCCAGGTCCGTGCGGTCGAGGTCGGCACAGACGGCGGTCCGGAGGGCGCTGCGCGCACGGCGCGGTACGACGCACTCCGCGACGCGGCAGATGAGCTGAGCGCAGACGTCGTACTGCTGGCTCATACCCGTGATGATCAGGCTGAGACGGTCCTCCTTGGGCTGGGGCGTGGCTCTGGTGCGCGTTCGCTCGCTGGGATGGCTCCGGCCGTCGGGCGGCTGCGCAGACCGTTCCTCGAAGTGCCGCGGGCCACGACGGCTGCTGCGTGCATCGCGTCCGGACTGCGGCCGTGGCACGACCCGCACAACGACGATCCGCAGTACACGCGGGTCCGCGTACGGCACGAGGTACTGCCGGTGCTGGAGGAGGCGCTCGGGCCTGGTGTGGTCGAGGCGCTGGCCCGTACGTCGGGACTACTGCGAGCGGACGCGGATGCGCTCGATCAGCTCGCTGCGGACGTTGCGGAGACCACACTGAGCCGCGCTGAGGGACAGGTCCGCAGCGACGTCGGCGTACTCGTGGAGCAGCCCGCAGCGATCCGCACGCGGGTCCTGCGACAGGCAGCGCTGGAGGCCGGTTGCCGGGCCACCGACCTCACTGCCGGTCACGTGGCGTCCGTCGACGCGTTGGTGACCGACTGGCGCGGGCAGCGCTGGATCGATCTGCCGCAGGGCGTCCGGGCGGTCCGCAAAGGCGGATTCATCATCCTCGGCCCTGATGTGACAGGCTGA
- a CDS encoding C40 family peptidase, producing the protein MRTPPRATSGGRNTSAGKTGRAGKALLSGVLAICLAGAMAMPTLPAEAAKPKPPVIPSKAAVERAKQAAASKAGQVAAIERQLAAAGARLEQLGIQSGIADEAYNGAVYRLQQAKAEAAAAAARAAEAQKTLTAQRQQIGRFAAASYQGGGEVAKIAPLFTAEGPQQLLDSAGAAHSVSAAMQGSYLRFTATQVMTNLFKVQADQAVVKVKKAADEAAKAKKAAEAAEAAQSAAVTAIGVQRKQSIAQLATLQNISVHVAAQRQQGLEELARQRAAAIAAKKAAELKRKIAAREAAERRAEAAERAREAAEQAREEKEEREQNNGKKNPPKRHKPSKPSRDNDDNNDNHSSRKGASAAIEFAMRQLGDMYLWGATGPSRWDCSGLTQGAWEKAGVQLPHYSVAQYEQIQHIDEDELRPGDLIFWSLNPSDPGTIHHVAMYLGNGRMIHAPRTGKPVQIDSVYYWEPPDFFGRP; encoded by the coding sequence ATGCGGACGCCCCCCAGGGCCACGTCCGGCGGGCGGAACACGAGTGCTGGGAAGACCGGCAGAGCAGGCAAGGCGCTGCTCTCCGGGGTGCTCGCGATCTGCTTGGCCGGCGCCATGGCCATGCCAACACTTCCGGCTGAGGCCGCGAAGCCGAAGCCGCCGGTGATTCCGTCCAAGGCCGCCGTCGAGCGCGCCAAGCAGGCCGCCGCCTCGAAGGCCGGCCAGGTCGCCGCGATCGAGCGTCAGCTCGCCGCCGCCGGTGCGCGGCTCGAGCAGCTCGGCATCCAGTCCGGCATCGCCGACGAGGCGTACAACGGCGCCGTTTACCGTCTGCAGCAGGCCAAGGCCGAGGCGGCAGCCGCCGCGGCCCGGGCCGCCGAGGCACAGAAGACGCTGACCGCTCAGCGGCAGCAGATCGGCCGCTTCGCCGCCGCGTCGTACCAGGGTGGCGGCGAGGTCGCCAAGATCGCGCCGCTGTTCACCGCGGAGGGGCCGCAGCAGCTGCTCGACTCGGCCGGTGCGGCGCACTCGGTGTCCGCCGCGATGCAGGGTTCGTACCTGCGGTTCACGGCCACCCAGGTGATGACGAACCTGTTCAAGGTGCAGGCCGACCAGGCGGTCGTGAAGGTGAAGAAGGCGGCCGACGAGGCGGCCAAGGCGAAGAAGGCGGCTGAAGCCGCGGAGGCTGCGCAGTCGGCCGCGGTGACCGCGATCGGCGTCCAGCGCAAGCAGTCGATCGCGCAGCTCGCCACCTTGCAGAACATCTCGGTGCACGTGGCCGCCCAGCGGCAGCAGGGGCTCGAGGAGCTTGCGCGGCAGCGCGCCGCTGCGATCGCTGCCAAGAAGGCCGCCGAGCTGAAGCGCAAGATCGCCGCCCGGGAGGCCGCTGAGCGCCGCGCGGAGGCGGCCGAGCGGGCCCGGGAGGCCGCGGAGCAGGCTCGCGAGGAGAAGGAAGAGCGCGAGCAGAACAACGGCAAGAAGAACCCGCCGAAGCGGCACAAGCCGTCCAAGCCGAGCCGCGACAACGACGACAACAACGACAATCACAGCTCGCGGAAGGGCGCGTCGGCGGCGATCGAGTTCGCGATGCGTCAGCTCGGCGACATGTACCTGTGGGGTGCCACCGGCCCGAGCCGTTGGGACTGCTCCGGTCTGACCCAGGGTGCCTGGGAGAAGGCCGGTGTGCAGCTGCCGCACTACAGCGTCGCGCAGTACGAGCAGATCCAGCACATCGACGAGGACGAGCTGCGGCCCGGTGACCTGATCTTCTGGTCGCTGAACCCGAGCGACCCGGGCACCATCCACCACGTCGCGATGTACCTCGGCAACGGCCGGATGATCCATGCGCCGCGGACCGGCAAGCCGGTGCAGATCGACAGCGTCTACTACTGGGAACCGCCGGACTTCTTCGGCCGTCCCTGA
- a CDS encoding zinc-dependent metalloprotease has translation MSTAEGGTTTEMVDWQLATGVARKLLRPGPAVSRAEADQVVADLRQFAAESEGHVREFTGLKATSATAPVMIVDRPGWVQANADGFRTVLQPLADKLREKADRTAGLSSAVGSRVTGIEAGALLAFLSSRVLGQFDPFFPAQPDPDRPGLTGRLLLVAPNVMQVESELGVVPRDFRLWVCLHEETHRVQFTAVPWLRDHLRSEIALFLDQAELDASAYAAMFREAVQRLGRSVRGEAELSLVDLMQSPEQRAVLDRLTAVMSLLEGHADFVMDGVGPSVIPTVDNIRSKFTSRRTSGNPVDQLLKRLLGLDAKLRQYKDGAAFVRRVVDRVGMEGFNRVWTGPNTLPTKNEIANPDAWVARLHG, from the coding sequence ATGAGTACGGCGGAAGGCGGGACCACGACCGAGATGGTCGACTGGCAACTGGCTACCGGTGTGGCGCGGAAGCTGCTGCGACCCGGCCCGGCGGTCAGCCGCGCGGAGGCGGACCAGGTGGTCGCCGACCTGCGTCAGTTCGCGGCCGAGTCCGAGGGCCACGTGCGCGAGTTCACCGGGCTGAAGGCCACGTCGGCCACCGCGCCGGTGATGATCGTCGACCGGCCCGGCTGGGTTCAGGCGAACGCGGACGGCTTCCGGACCGTGCTGCAGCCGCTGGCGGACAAGCTGCGGGAGAAGGCGGACCGGACTGCCGGCCTGTCATCCGCGGTCGGCTCCCGGGTGACTGGCATCGAGGCCGGCGCGCTCCTGGCCTTCCTGTCGTCGCGGGTGCTCGGTCAGTTCGACCCGTTCTTCCCGGCACAGCCTGACCCGGACCGTCCCGGTCTGACCGGTCGCCTGCTGCTGGTAGCGCCCAACGTGATGCAGGTCGAGTCCGAACTGGGCGTCGTACCGCGGGACTTCCGGCTGTGGGTGTGTCTGCACGAGGAGACGCACCGGGTGCAGTTCACGGCGGTCCCGTGGCTGCGGGACCACCTGCGGTCGGAGATCGCCCTGTTCCTGGACCAGGCCGAGCTGGACGCTTCGGCGTACGCCGCGATGTTCCGTGAGGCCGTGCAGCGCCTGGGACGGTCGGTGCGTGGTGAGGCCGAGCTGAGTCTGGTGGACCTGATGCAGTCGCCGGAGCAGCGTGCGGTGCTGGATCGGCTGACCGCGGTCATGTCGTTGCTGGAGGGTCATGCCGACTTCGTCATGGACGGGGTCGGGCCGTCGGTGATTCCGACCGTGGACAACATCCGGTCCAAGTTCACCTCGCGGCGGACCAGCGGCAACCCGGTGGACCAGCTGCTGAAGCGGCTGCTCGGGTTGGACGCGAAGCTGCGGCAGTACAAGGACGGCGCCGCGTTCGTACGCCGGGTGGTTGACCGGGTCGGCATGGAGGGCTTCAACCGGGTCTGGACCGGTCCGAACACGTTGCCGACGAAGAACGAGATCGCGAATCCCGATGCCTGGGTCGCCCGACTCCACGGCTGA